The following coding sequences are from one Gigantopelta aegis isolate Gae_Host chromosome 15, Gae_host_genome, whole genome shotgun sequence window:
- the LOC121389662 gene encoding regucalcin-like: MSYTVEPVIKNSCSSIGEGPHWDAASQSLFYVDIKRGDVHKWNSLTKEDSKMHFDYPTVSIIVPCAEGGYVIGTTHSLSHLETWGSEKLTVWAEMEQGMPTQINDGKCDARGRLWSGTMGKELSPGIVAPELGALYSLDTKRILKKHVDKINISNGMDWTSDNKTMFFIDSTVRKVYAFDYDLESGSLSNQRTAVDFGEGTEPQLGLPDGMTMDTENKIWIACYNAGKVVCFDSETGKLLREVKIPASRTTSVAWGGANLDDLYVTSCRHGFSEEQLQTTEALSGSVFKITGLGAKGRQANNFQG, encoded by the exons ATGTCATACACTGTTGAGCCGGTGATTAAGAACTCCTGTTCCTCCATCGGAGAAGGTCCGCATTGGGACGCTGCCTCGCAGTCGCTCTTCTATGTCGATATTAAACGAGGGGATGTTCACAAGTGGAACTCTCTAACCAAGGAGGACAGTAAAATGCACTTTG ATTATCCAACAGTGTCTATAATAGTGCCGTGTGCAGAGGGTGGCTACGTCATCGGTACAACCCACAGCCTTTCACATCTGGAAACTTGGGGATCTGAGAAACTGACAGTTTGGGCGGAAATGGAACAAGGAATGCCCACACAGATTAATGACGGGAAGTGTGACGCGCGCGGCAGACTGTGGTCCG gCACGATGGGCAAAGAGCTTTCTCCTGGAATTGTCGCGCCTGAATTGGGAGCTCTTTACTCCTTGGACACGAAGAGGATCCTAAAAAAACACGTTGACAAGATTAATATTTCTAATGGAATGGACTGGACAAGTGACAACAAAACTATGTTCTTCATTGATTCCACAGTGCGAAAGGTCTACGCATTTGATTATGATTTGGAGTCTGGGTCCCTCA GCAATCAGAGAACAGCAGTTGATTTTGGTGAGGGTACGGAACCCCAACTCGGACTGCCAGACGGTATGACAATGGACACTGAAAACAAGATTTGGATTGCCTGTTACAACGCTGGCAAAGTGGTGTGCTTTGACTCCGAGACAG GTAAGCTGTTACGCGAGGTGAAGATACCAGCAAGCAGAACGACGTCCGTGGCATGGGGCGGGGCTAACCTTGATGATCTGTACGTCACTTCCTGTAGACACGGATTTTCAGAGGAGCAGCTTCAAACAACGGAAGCGTTGTCAGGAAGCGTTTTCAAAATAACAGGACTTGGGGCTAAGGGGAGACAAGCCAATAATTTTCAGGGATAA
- the LOC121390635 gene encoding uncharacterized protein LOC121390635, translating to MLTAAKRRELETKGYTVLHNVISCDDCDKYRSQFDDWLTQFKDGDWPISSHSLIQRYRAGHMEPTWAVRLQAKAVFAQLWETNELLSSFDAIAIGRPPEDGEEEFSNPDKHWLHCDQSVARVGLHAYQGGVYLEDAEEDDWTLAVLEGSHKLHLDFFEAHPKARMRITINAHYTLKDSEVEWYTRHARVARKRVPVPKGGMVLWDSRLIHANARPIKGRRNPGRWRYVVFVCMAPEVWASKEYIKAKQRAFWNLSTTSHWPCDGIQCFSDDPINSQKVKSIQELPESAKTDDAKRLAGVLPYRRRTVLWGSGTKSADIAKPEWAVGSQEWRKQQQKYHLSKWSFMAFGVFLGAFVCFLLSVLM from the coding sequence ATGCTGACGGCGGCAAAGAGACGTGAATTGGAAACCAAAGGTTACACAGTCCTACACAACGTCATATCTTGCGATGACTGCGACAAATACAGATCGCAGTTCGACGACTGGCTGACGCAGTTTAAAGATGGCGACTGGCCAATTTCCTCCCACTCTTTGATTCAGCGCTACAGAGCCGGACACATGGAACCTACCTGGGCAGTGCGGCTACAGGCTAAAGCTGTATTCGCTCAGTTGTGGGAGACAAATGAATTGTTGTCAAGCTTTGACGCCATTGCCATAGGACGCCCTCCCGAAGATGGCGAAGAGGAGTTTTCCAATCCTGACAAACATTGGTTACACTGCGACCAAAGCGTCGCAAGGGTAGGACTGCATGCTTATCAGGGTGGGGTGTATTTAGAAGACGCCGAGGAAGACGACTGGACGCTGGCGGTTCTAGAGGGGTCTCACAAACTCCATCTGGACTTCTTTGAAGCTCATCCTAAAGCTAGAATGCGAATCACTATCAATGCTCACTATACATTGAAAGACAGCGAAGTCGAGTGGTATACCAGACACGCGAGGGTGGCAAGGAAGAGAGTTCCTGTTCCAAAAGGAGGTATGGTTCTGTGGGACTCGAGACTCATTCACGCCAATGCCAGACCAATTAAAGGAAGAAGAAACCCCGGCCGTTGGAGATATGTGGTTTTTGTGTGCATGGCTCCAGAGGTATGGGCGAGCAAAGAATACATCAAAGCAAAGCAGCGCGCGTTCTGGAACTTGAGTACTACGTCACACTGGCCGTGTGACGGAATCCAGTGCTTCTCTGACGACCCAATCAATTCTCAGAAAGTGAAGAGTATCCAAGAACTACCAGAAAGCGCGAAAACTGATGACGCCAAACGTTTGGCAGGAGTCTTGCCGTACAGACGACGTACAGTGCTGTGGGGATCTGGAACAAAATCTGCTGACATTGCAAAACCAGAGTGGGCCGTGGGAAGTCAGGAGTGGAG